The following are encoded together in the Ictidomys tridecemlineatus isolate mIctTri1 chromosome X, mIctTri1.hap1, whole genome shotgun sequence genome:
- the Ftsj1 gene encoding tRNA (cytidine(32)/guanosine(34)-2'-O)-methyltransferase isoform X1: protein MGRTSKDKRDVYYRLAKENGWRARSAFKLLQLDEEFQLFQGVTRAVDLCAAPGSWSQVLSQKIGSQGSGQVVAVDLQAMAPLPGVVQIQGDITQLSTAKEIIQHFEGCPADLVVCDGAPDVTGLHDVDEYMQAQLLLAALNIATHVLKPGGCFVAKIFRGRDVTLLYSQLRVFFSNVLCAKPRSSRNSSIEAFAVCQGYDPPEGFVPDLTRPLLDHSYDSDFNQLDGPTRIIVPFVTCGDLSAYDSDRSYPLDLEDGSEYKYTPPTQPPISPPYQEACTLKKKGQLAKEIRPQDCPISKVDTLSQPLANPQCHSLLGSEMEDNEMNYSS from the exons ATGGGACGGACATCAAAGGACAAGCGGGATGTCTACTACCGTCTGGCCAAGGAGAATGGCTGGCGGGCCCGCAGTGCCTTCAAGCTGTTACAACTCGATGAAGAATTCCAGCTCTTCCAAG GTGTGACACGGGCAGTTGATCTATGTGCAGCCCCGGGCAGCTGGAGCCAGGTGCTAAGCCAGAAGATTGG gagccaggggtcTGGACAAGTTGTGGCTGTGGATCTGCAGGCTATGGCTCCACTACCAGGTGTGGTACAGATCCAGGGAGACATCACCCAG CTTTCCACTGCCAAGGAGATCATCCAGCACTTTGAGGGCTGCCCTGCGGACCTAGTGGTGTGCGATGGGGCTCCCGACG TTACTGGCCTCCATGATGTGGATGAGTACATGCAGGCCCAGCTCCTCCTAGCC gctctgaacattgctacacaTGTCTTGAAGCCAGGGGGCTGCTTTGTGGCCAAG ATATTCCGAGGGCGGGATGTGACGCTGCTTTATAGCCAGCTGCGGGTCTTCTTCTCCAATGTGCTCTGTGCCAAGCCCAGGAGCAGCCGGAACTCCAGCATTG AGGCCTTCGCTGTCTGTCAGGGTTATGACCCTCCTGAGGGCTTTGTACCAGACCTGACCAGACCCCTGCTGGACCATTCGTACG ACTCAGATTTCAACCAATTGGATGGTCCCACCCGCATCATTGTGCCTTTTGTGACCTGTGGGGACCTGAGTGCTTATGATTCGGATCGCAGTTACCCACTGGAT CTGGAAGATGGCTCCGAGTACAAGTATACTCCACCCACACAACCCCCCATTTCACCCCCATACCAGGAGGCCTGCACATTGAAGAAGAAGGGGCAGCTGGCCAAGGAGATCCGTCCCCAGGACTGCCCCATCAGCAAAGTGGACACATTATCCCAGCCCCTGGCCAACCCTCAGTGCCACAGCCTGCTGGGCTCTGAG
- the Ftsj1 gene encoding tRNA (cytidine(32)/guanosine(34)-2'-O)-methyltransferase isoform X2 — translation MGRTSKDKRDVYYRLAKENGWRARSAFKLLQLDEEFQLFQGVTRAVDLCAAPGSWSQVLSQKIGSQGSGQVVAVDLQAMAPLPGVVQIQGDITQLSTAKEIIQHFEGCPADLVVCDGAPDVTGLHDVDEYMQAQLLLAALNIATHVLKPGGCFVAKIFRGRDVTLLYSQLRVFFSNVLCAKPRSSRNSSIEAFAVCQGYDPPEGFVPDLTRPLLDHSYDFNQLDGPTRIIVPFVTCGDLSAYDSDRSYPLDLEDGSEYKYTPPTQPPISPPYQEACTLKKKGQLAKEIRPQDCPISKVDTLSQPLANPQCHSLLGSEMEDNEMNYSS, via the exons ATGGGACGGACATCAAAGGACAAGCGGGATGTCTACTACCGTCTGGCCAAGGAGAATGGCTGGCGGGCCCGCAGTGCCTTCAAGCTGTTACAACTCGATGAAGAATTCCAGCTCTTCCAAG GTGTGACACGGGCAGTTGATCTATGTGCAGCCCCGGGCAGCTGGAGCCAGGTGCTAAGCCAGAAGATTGG gagccaggggtcTGGACAAGTTGTGGCTGTGGATCTGCAGGCTATGGCTCCACTACCAGGTGTGGTACAGATCCAGGGAGACATCACCCAG CTTTCCACTGCCAAGGAGATCATCCAGCACTTTGAGGGCTGCCCTGCGGACCTAGTGGTGTGCGATGGGGCTCCCGACG TTACTGGCCTCCATGATGTGGATGAGTACATGCAGGCCCAGCTCCTCCTAGCC gctctgaacattgctacacaTGTCTTGAAGCCAGGGGGCTGCTTTGTGGCCAAG ATATTCCGAGGGCGGGATGTGACGCTGCTTTATAGCCAGCTGCGGGTCTTCTTCTCCAATGTGCTCTGTGCCAAGCCCAGGAGCAGCCGGAACTCCAGCATTG AGGCCTTCGCTGTCTGTCAGGGTTATGACCCTCCTGAGGGCTTTGTACCAGACCTGACCAGACCCCTGCTGGACCATTCGTACG ATTTCAACCAATTGGATGGTCCCACCCGCATCATTGTGCCTTTTGTGACCTGTGGGGACCTGAGTGCTTATGATTCGGATCGCAGTTACCCACTGGAT CTGGAAGATGGCTCCGAGTACAAGTATACTCCACCCACACAACCCCCCATTTCACCCCCATACCAGGAGGCCTGCACATTGAAGAAGAAGGGGCAGCTGGCCAAGGAGATCCGTCCCCAGGACTGCCCCATCAGCAAAGTGGACACATTATCCCAGCCCCTGGCCAACCCTCAGTGCCACAGCCTGCTGGGCTCTGAG
- the Ftsj1 gene encoding tRNA (cytidine(32)/guanosine(34)-2'-O)-methyltransferase isoform X3 translates to MAPLPGVVQIQGDITQLSTAKEIIQHFEGCPADLVVCDGAPDVTGLHDVDEYMQAQLLLAALNIATHVLKPGGCFVAKIFRGRDVTLLYSQLRVFFSNVLCAKPRSSRNSSIEAFAVCQGYDPPEGFVPDLTRPLLDHSYDSDFNQLDGPTRIIVPFVTCGDLSAYDSDRSYPLDLEDGSEYKYTPPTQPPISPPYQEACTLKKKGQLAKEIRPQDCPISKVDTLSQPLANPQCHSLLGSEMEDNEMNYSS, encoded by the exons ATGGCTCCACTACCAGGTGTGGTACAGATCCAGGGAGACATCACCCAG CTTTCCACTGCCAAGGAGATCATCCAGCACTTTGAGGGCTGCCCTGCGGACCTAGTGGTGTGCGATGGGGCTCCCGACG TTACTGGCCTCCATGATGTGGATGAGTACATGCAGGCCCAGCTCCTCCTAGCC gctctgaacattgctacacaTGTCTTGAAGCCAGGGGGCTGCTTTGTGGCCAAG ATATTCCGAGGGCGGGATGTGACGCTGCTTTATAGCCAGCTGCGGGTCTTCTTCTCCAATGTGCTCTGTGCCAAGCCCAGGAGCAGCCGGAACTCCAGCATTG AGGCCTTCGCTGTCTGTCAGGGTTATGACCCTCCTGAGGGCTTTGTACCAGACCTGACCAGACCCCTGCTGGACCATTCGTACG ACTCAGATTTCAACCAATTGGATGGTCCCACCCGCATCATTGTGCCTTTTGTGACCTGTGGGGACCTGAGTGCTTATGATTCGGATCGCAGTTACCCACTGGAT CTGGAAGATGGCTCCGAGTACAAGTATACTCCACCCACACAACCCCCCATTTCACCCCCATACCAGGAGGCCTGCACATTGAAGAAGAAGGGGCAGCTGGCCAAGGAGATCCGTCCCCAGGACTGCCCCATCAGCAAAGTGGACACATTATCCCAGCCCCTGGCCAACCCTCAGTGCCACAGCCTGCTGGGCTCTGAG
- the Ftsj1 gene encoding tRNA (cytidine(32)/guanosine(34)-2'-O)-methyltransferase isoform X4: protein MQAQLLLAALNIATHVLKPGGCFVAKIFRGRDVTLLYSQLRVFFSNVLCAKPRSSRNSSIEAFAVCQGYDPPEGFVPDLTRPLLDHSYDSDFNQLDGPTRIIVPFVTCGDLSAYDSDRSYPLDLEDGSEYKYTPPTQPPISPPYQEACTLKKKGQLAKEIRPQDCPISKVDTLSQPLANPQCHSLLGSEMEDNEMNYSS, encoded by the exons ATGCAGGCCCAGCTCCTCCTAGCC gctctgaacattgctacacaTGTCTTGAAGCCAGGGGGCTGCTTTGTGGCCAAG ATATTCCGAGGGCGGGATGTGACGCTGCTTTATAGCCAGCTGCGGGTCTTCTTCTCCAATGTGCTCTGTGCCAAGCCCAGGAGCAGCCGGAACTCCAGCATTG AGGCCTTCGCTGTCTGTCAGGGTTATGACCCTCCTGAGGGCTTTGTACCAGACCTGACCAGACCCCTGCTGGACCATTCGTACG ACTCAGATTTCAACCAATTGGATGGTCCCACCCGCATCATTGTGCCTTTTGTGACCTGTGGGGACCTGAGTGCTTATGATTCGGATCGCAGTTACCCACTGGAT CTGGAAGATGGCTCCGAGTACAAGTATACTCCACCCACACAACCCCCCATTTCACCCCCATACCAGGAGGCCTGCACATTGAAGAAGAAGGGGCAGCTGGCCAAGGAGATCCGTCCCCAGGACTGCCCCATCAGCAAAGTGGACACATTATCCCAGCCCCTGGCCAACCCTCAGTGCCACAGCCTGCTGGGCTCTGAG